In Spirosoma aureum, a single genomic region encodes these proteins:
- a CDS encoding FAD-dependent oxidoreductase, which translates to MERRSALATLGAMSLGAASPTLATGEILKEPYKLTKQTLKTDILVIGGGTAGVVAAIQAGRAGRKTILVENGSQLGGTTTTGGVAFPGIFFAWGKQIISGIGWEMVQEAVALNDDTLPNFSIPHGKNHPKHQVRLNGQLYAMLLEEKCVGAGVQIRFYETPTQITFQKNNWIVETVGKGTMTQITCNQLIDCTGNAYATSMAGFDVLRESVTQPGTLMFKLGGYDFNSLDVKLIQARYQEAIQKGELVKTDFRNNIIGLLRSAGDNIQHVLGADSTTSETHTVANIKGRASLLQTLRFLRTLPGCEKTKLIDVQNETAVRETYRIDGHYKITQADYVTGKVFDDSVSYSYYPIDVHDENGVVPDHLAEGIVPTVPLRALVPKNSRNFLVAGRCVSSDRLANSALRVQASCMGMGQAAGAAAVLANLQNKTPLDVSMSDLRKLLEEHGGIVPGNGSKG; encoded by the coding sequence ATGGAAAGAAGATCAGCTCTTGCAACGCTGGGCGCTATGTCGCTGGGCGCTGCCTCTCCTACATTAGCAACGGGGGAAATCCTGAAAGAACCCTATAAGCTCACGAAGCAAACTCTAAAAACCGATATTCTGGTTATTGGTGGTGGAACGGCGGGCGTGGTAGCCGCTATTCAGGCAGGCCGGGCCGGACGCAAAACAATACTTGTCGAAAACGGGAGTCAGCTTGGTGGCACCACCACCACTGGCGGAGTAGCTTTCCCCGGTATATTTTTCGCCTGGGGCAAGCAGATTATCAGCGGAATCGGCTGGGAAATGGTGCAGGAAGCGGTAGCCCTCAACGACGATACATTACCTAATTTTTCAATTCCTCATGGCAAAAATCACCCCAAACACCAGGTTCGGCTGAATGGACAATTATATGCTATGTTACTGGAAGAGAAATGCGTAGGAGCGGGTGTTCAGATTCGCTTCTATGAGACGCCTACCCAGATTACCTTCCAAAAAAACAACTGGATCGTCGAAACGGTCGGTAAAGGGACCATGACCCAGATAACCTGTAATCAGCTGATCGACTGCACCGGAAATGCGTATGCTACGTCAATGGCCGGGTTTGATGTACTGCGGGAGTCGGTGACTCAGCCGGGTACGCTGATGTTTAAACTAGGCGGTTACGATTTTAATTCGCTGGATGTTAAGCTGATACAGGCTCGTTATCAGGAAGCCATTCAGAAAGGAGAGTTAGTGAAAACCGATTTTCGGAACAATATAATTGGCTTGTTGCGAAGTGCCGGCGATAACATTCAGCATGTATTAGGGGCCGATTCCACAACCTCTGAAACCCATACCGTCGCGAACATAAAAGGACGGGCTTCCTTACTTCAAACGCTGCGTTTTCTGCGAACCCTGCCCGGTTGCGAAAAAACAAAACTCATCGATGTACAAAACGAAACGGCGGTTCGGGAAACCTACCGGATCGACGGTCATTATAAAATTACACAAGCCGATTACGTGACCGGGAAAGTGTTCGATGATTCGGTTTCCTATTCCTATTATCCAATTGATGTTCATGACGAAAATGGCGTCGTTCCCGATCATTTAGCCGAAGGAATCGTTCCAACAGTTCCACTTCGAGCCCTTGTTCCGAAAAACAGCCGGAATTTTCTGGTGGCTGGCCGGTGTGTTAGTAGTGATCGGCTGGCGAATTCGGCGCTTCGTGTACAGGCGTCCTGTATGGGGATGGGACAGGCAGCCGGAGCCGCGGCTGTTCTGGCCAATTTGCAGAACAAAACTCCGCTGGACGTTTCCATGAGTGATCTTCGGAAATTGCTGGAAGAACACGGCGGAATTGTACCTGGGAACGGCTCAAAAGGTTGA
- a CDS encoding RagB/SusD family nutrient uptake outer membrane protein: MKMSLINRPKQPLDGKYWGIIGVLCLCLFSSCEKSLIEEPKSLVVESFFNTATEVETATNLIYSPLRNNNYAVYEATLECQSDYANGRGSWAPLHVFQGLDDANITRVSDLWRAFYLSIRNANLVIKNAPTGKSISKADVTKYVAEAKFMRAFNYFQLVRNWAGVPLRTESTMDAIDLKRNTADEVYDLIIADLSEAETNLPDNPAVAGRPTKWAAKTMLADVYLTLGKFAESRDKADEVIKSNKFSFVPTTTKADFQTKVWGPDLVSTTEEIFYLKYARQVNQGNYMLWISNHPDTKLFNFGGAYVLYLDVTSAYYKSWNPNDLRKGLWDLINFGLGANTLVSSKFADQLAVSQSGAGNDDPVYGYSDVLLIYAEASGRAGNGPTAAGMEALNKVHRRAYGKAPAVASSIDFNLTDYNAATFLDLVLTERSYEFQLGGKRWLDLKRTGKVKEAILAATGKTVADKHLLWPIPVSEMNYNKGLDPTKDQNPGY; encoded by the coding sequence ATGAAAATGTCCCTTATAAATCGGCCAAAACAGCCTCTCGATGGTAAATACTGGGGTATTATCGGGGTCTTGTGCCTTTGTCTGTTTTCTTCCTGTGAGAAATCACTCATTGAAGAACCAAAATCATTGGTTGTTGAATCTTTTTTCAACACCGCCACTGAAGTTGAAACAGCTACGAATCTGATTTACTCACCTTTGCGGAACAACAATTATGCGGTTTACGAAGCAACGCTTGAATGCCAGTCCGATTATGCGAACGGTCGGGGAAGCTGGGCCCCGCTACACGTTTTTCAGGGGTTGGATGATGCCAATATTACGCGCGTATCTGACCTGTGGAGGGCCTTTTATCTAAGCATTCGCAACGCCAATCTGGTCATAAAAAATGCACCCACCGGAAAGTCGATCAGTAAAGCGGATGTTACCAAATACGTAGCGGAAGCAAAGTTCATGCGGGCATTCAATTATTTTCAGCTGGTGCGCAACTGGGCGGGTGTGCCACTGCGTACGGAAAGCACAATGGATGCCATTGACCTGAAAAGAAATACCGCTGATGAGGTTTATGATTTGATTATCGCAGACCTCTCCGAAGCCGAAACAAATCTTCCCGATAATCCGGCTGTAGCCGGAAGGCCCACCAAATGGGCGGCCAAAACCATGCTGGCCGATGTGTATTTAACCCTTGGCAAGTTTGCCGAATCACGGGACAAAGCCGATGAAGTGATTAAATCCAATAAATTTTCGTTTGTGCCCACGACCACAAAAGCTGATTTTCAGACTAAAGTTTGGGGGCCTGATTTAGTATCGACTACCGAGGAGATTTTTTACCTGAAATATGCCCGCCAGGTCAATCAGGGCAATTACATGCTCTGGATAAGCAATCATCCAGACACGAAGTTGTTCAATTTCGGAGGAGCTTACGTGCTTTATCTTGATGTGACGAGTGCCTATTATAAGTCCTGGAATCCGAACGACCTGCGGAAAGGATTGTGGGATTTGATAAACTTTGGCTTGGGTGCCAATACGCTTGTTAGCTCAAAATTTGCCGATCAACTTGCTGTCTCTCAGTCTGGTGCGGGTAATGATGATCCCGTTTACGGGTATTCAGACGTATTGCTGATCTATGCGGAGGCTTCAGGCAGGGCCGGCAACGGACCCACGGCAGCGGGTATGGAAGCACTGAACAAAGTACATCGCCGGGCGTATGGGAAGGCCCCTGCCGTTGCTTCATCGATCGACTTCAACCTGACCGATTACAACGCTGCTACGTTTCTGGATTTAGTATTAACCGAACGGAGCTATGAATTTCAGTTGGGTGGGAAGCGCTGGCTGGATCTCAAACGAACGGGCAAAGTGAAGGAGGCTATCCTGGCAGCAACGGGGAAAACCGTTGCTGATAAACACCTCCTGTGGCCTATTCCGGTTTCAGAAATGAATTACAACAAAGGCCTTGATCCAACAAAGGATCAGAATCCCGGCTATTAA
- a CDS encoding TonB-dependent receptor, with protein sequence MRITLAQLFCMVLFLNITYARTVKAQALLEQSISLSVEDKEIRVVLSTIEKLTKVTFSYIPQQIQADRRVSINISNQRLSTVLDQLFRNLPITYEVVGKKQILLSVRPAVQPTTPTLLPRNTSFVPAQAADRQIAGTVKSETGEGLPGVSVVVKNTTRGTTTDAQGNYKLTIPDDGRAITLVFSFVGYLNQEISIGNRTNINLQLVPNDKSLDEVVVVGYGTVKKSDLTGSLSQVKSKEINSYPATNVLQALTGRAAGVQVLQNTGAPGAPVSVRIRGTNSIQGSNEPLYVVDGFPLSGSNPTVLNNADIENMEILKDASATAIYGSRGANGVVLITTKHGKVGKTRVDLETSYSSQTLRKKLDLMNAQEYATFYNEQATNDKQKPYFTQDQINAFGQGFDWQNLVFQKAPMKTTALNISGGNEKTQFSLSGSAFNQDGIVKGSDYNRYSLRANINHAVSNKFSVNFGGTLTRLQTGRKDSGGGSRGNSMIAGAISAPPTLTPYNDDGTYRTLAIAYPFVATDLINPLNFINEQNNQTKANVALLNASLIFKPIESITIKVSGGVENRDDRSDNYTTRNFVNSSGAANVATNQFTSLLSENTISYNKIFNLKHTISAVAGFTYQDFLNTSLSGSGVGFLSNTPETYDLASASTPGIPSSNYSKSVLLSYLARVNYAYNSKYLATVSIRRDGSSKYSEGNKWGYFPSAALAWRVSNEEFMKDNTFISDLKVRASWGLTGSQAINAYATLNQLYSGKTVFGDALYNTYGPNTNLPGNLKWEMTEQKDIGVDFGILNNRILFTADYYIKNTRDLLNNVTLPTSLGYTTTIKNIGEIQNSGVELGIDTRILTGAFKWDVNANVSFNRNKVVRLYGGQDILGGTISVVVINDVTNILREGRPLGQFWGFVEDGYDDKGKIKYKDTDGDGSITIKDKTYIGNPNPKYIFGFNSNMSYKNFDLTLFLQGVQGNDLFNASAMGSTIDYGFGLNMPREVYLNHWSTSNPNAKYPIISNSVNARVSNRYVEDGSFVRLKNIQLAYNFPLQNWGVKWVRTVQLYASGQNLLTLTKYSWWDPEVNSKGDANSTTQGVDSYSYPVAKTITFGLRVGF encoded by the coding sequence ATGCGTATTACCCTTGCCCAACTGTTTTGTATGGTTTTGTTCCTGAACATAACCTACGCCCGGACAGTAAAAGCCCAGGCCTTACTGGAGCAGTCCATTAGCTTATCCGTTGAGGATAAAGAGATTCGTGTTGTGTTATCGACTATTGAAAAGCTAACGAAGGTCACCTTTTCCTATATTCCACAACAGATTCAGGCCGATCGGCGCGTATCGATTAATATCTCGAATCAGCGTCTGTCTACTGTACTGGATCAGCTTTTCAGGAATTTGCCGATCACCTACGAAGTTGTGGGGAAAAAGCAGATTCTGCTCAGTGTGCGCCCGGCTGTTCAGCCGACCACTCCGACCCTACTTCCCCGGAATACGTCATTCGTGCCAGCGCAGGCAGCCGACCGGCAAATCGCGGGTACTGTTAAAAGCGAAACTGGCGAAGGCTTGCCCGGTGTGAGTGTGGTGGTTAAAAACACCACCCGAGGCACGACCACGGATGCTCAGGGAAACTATAAACTCACCATTCCGGACGACGGACGGGCCATCACACTGGTCTTTTCGTTTGTGGGTTATCTGAATCAGGAAATTTCTATCGGTAATCGCACAAACATTAATCTTCAACTTGTGCCAAATGATAAATCACTGGATGAAGTGGTTGTAGTCGGTTATGGTACGGTTAAGAAAAGTGATCTGACCGGCTCCCTGTCTCAGGTCAAATCCAAAGAGATCAATTCATACCCGGCAACGAATGTTTTGCAGGCGTTGACAGGCAGGGCTGCTGGGGTACAGGTTCTGCAAAATACGGGCGCTCCGGGCGCACCAGTCAGTGTGCGAATCCGGGGTACGAACTCCATTCAGGGCAGCAACGAACCGCTCTATGTGGTCGATGGATTTCCGCTATCGGGCAGTAACCCAACAGTACTGAACAATGCGGATATTGAAAACATGGAGATTCTGAAAGATGCCTCAGCTACAGCTATTTACGGTTCCAGGGGTGCCAATGGCGTGGTGTTAATTACCACAAAACATGGCAAAGTGGGTAAAACACGCGTAGATCTTGAGACCAGTTATAGCTCACAAACGCTCAGAAAGAAGCTGGATTTAATGAACGCCCAGGAATATGCGACCTTCTATAATGAACAGGCCACTAATGATAAACAGAAGCCCTACTTTACGCAGGATCAGATCAATGCCTTTGGGCAGGGTTTCGACTGGCAAAACCTTGTTTTTCAGAAGGCTCCAATGAAAACGACAGCACTGAACATCAGCGGAGGTAACGAAAAAACGCAGTTTTCGCTGTCGGGAAGTGCGTTCAATCAGGATGGTATCGTCAAGGGTAGCGACTATAACCGGTATTCGTTGCGGGCCAATATCAATCATGCCGTCAGCAACAAGTTCAGTGTCAATTTTGGCGGGACCTTGACCCGTTTGCAAACCGGCCGAAAAGATAGTGGGGGAGGGAGTCGGGGAAACTCGATGATTGCCGGTGCTATTTCAGCCCCACCTACACTAACACCGTATAACGATGATGGTACGTACCGGACACTGGCCATCGCCTATCCGTTTGTGGCGACTGACCTGATCAATCCCCTCAACTTTATCAACGAACAAAACAACCAGACAAAGGCCAATGTTGCCCTGCTCAATGCATCGTTGATTTTTAAGCCCATTGAGTCGATAACCATCAAAGTATCGGGCGGTGTTGAAAACCGCGACGACCGTAGCGACAACTACACGACACGAAATTTCGTGAATTCGAGTGGAGCCGCTAACGTTGCTACCAATCAATTTACCAGCCTGTTGAGTGAAAATACGATCAGTTACAACAAAATCTTCAATCTAAAGCATACCATTTCGGCCGTAGCCGGTTTCACCTATCAGGATTTTTTGAACACCTCACTGTCGGGGAGTGGGGTAGGCTTTCTGAGTAACACGCCTGAAACGTATGATCTGGCATCTGCTTCAACACCAGGCATACCGAGTTCCAATTATTCTAAATCGGTGTTATTGTCTTACCTGGCCAGGGTCAATTACGCCTATAACAGCAAATACCTGGCAACTGTCAGCATCCGGAGAGACGGTTCTTCAAAATACAGTGAAGGCAATAAATGGGGGTATTTCCCTTCAGCTGCCCTGGCCTGGCGCGTATCCAATGAGGAGTTCATGAAGGACAATACATTCATCTCTGATTTGAAAGTACGGGCAAGCTGGGGACTGACGGGCAGTCAGGCCATTAACGCTTATGCGACGCTGAATCAGCTTTATTCGGGTAAAACCGTTTTTGGCGATGCCCTCTATAACACCTACGGACCGAATACAAACTTGCCGGGTAATCTGAAATGGGAAATGACAGAGCAGAAGGATATCGGTGTTGATTTCGGGATTTTGAATAACCGAATCCTGTTCACGGCTGATTACTACATCAAGAACACCCGCGATTTGCTCAACAACGTAACGCTGCCGACTTCACTCGGCTATACCACGACAATTAAAAATATTGGCGAAATCCAGAATAGTGGAGTTGAGTTAGGGATCGACACCCGGATTTTAACCGGCGCGTTCAAATGGGATGTCAACGCTAACGTCTCCTTCAACCGAAATAAGGTCGTAAGGCTATACGGTGGACAGGATATACTGGGTGGCACAATCAGCGTAGTTGTCATTAATGATGTGACGAATATTCTGCGTGAGGGCCGACCGTTAGGTCAGTTCTGGGGCTTCGTCGAGGATGGGTACGATGATAAAGGGAAAATAAAATACAAGGACACCGATGGTGATGGAAGCATCACGATCAAGGATAAAACGTACATCGGCAACCCGAATCCCAAGTACATTTTTGGCTTTAACTCGAACATGTCCTACAAAAACTTCGACTTGACGCTCTTTCTACAAGGCGTTCAGGGGAATGATTTATTTAACGCCAGTGCAATGGGAAGCACAATCGATTATGGCTTTGGCCTGAACATGCCCCGCGAAGTTTATCTGAATCACTGGTCGACCTCCAATCCGAACGCCAAATACCCAATTATCAGCAACAGTGTCAATGCGCGGGTTTCGAATCGATATGTAGAAGATGGGTCTTTCGTCCGGCTTAAAAACATTCAGTTAGCCTACAATTTTCCGCTTCAGAACTGGGGTGTAAAATGGGTGCGAACGGTTCAACTGTATGCCAGTGGACAAAATTTATTGACCCTGACGAAGTATTCCTGGTGGGACCCCGAAGTGAATTCAAAAGGGGATGCTAACTCGACGACGCAGGGGGTAGACTCCTATAGTTACCCCGTAGCGAAAACGATCACGTTTGGTCTTCGTGTCGGCTTTTAA
- a CDS encoding FecR family protein, giving the protein MDSTNYQELLAKYLRGDCTDEERALLDQWFASLDSEVELPSTEDEQKELLSQNWQMLAARTVKTAPFKRFRARPYWVAAAVVLLIGGLSWYFVSRLTLELPGKLEQVMETQSSFTERINSSALPERVVLSDQSVVTLQPGSRLRYPIEFAGNKREVTLIGEAFFEVQKNPHKPFLVYSHDLITKVLGTSFRIKAYPTDRNVTVAVRTGRVSVYSPQLATQTKLKSDPETIGVVLTPNQQVTYLGQEHRLVKTLVEKPLVVIRNEELASFTFQNAPVSKIMAAIEKTYGVDVVYDEELMANCFITTSLDQENLYDKLTIICKLLGATYKIIDAQIVISGSGC; this is encoded by the coding sequence ATGGACAGCACCAACTACCAGGAGCTACTGGCAAAATACCTCAGGGGCGATTGCACCGACGAAGAACGGGCACTCCTCGATCAATGGTTTGCATCCCTGGATTCTGAGGTGGAGCTACCCTCAACGGAGGATGAGCAGAAAGAGCTTCTTTCCCAGAACTGGCAGATGCTTGCCGCCCGGACTGTAAAAACTGCTCCCTTCAAACGATTCCGGGCCAGACCCTATTGGGTAGCTGCTGCGGTTGTGCTTCTGATTGGTGGCCTGAGTTGGTATTTCGTCAGTCGGTTAACGCTTGAACTTCCTGGGAAGCTGGAGCAGGTAATGGAAACACAATCGTCGTTTACAGAGCGAATTAACTCCTCGGCATTACCCGAGCGGGTGGTGTTGAGCGATCAGAGTGTAGTTACGTTGCAACCGGGTAGCAGGCTCCGGTACCCGATTGAATTCGCTGGCAACAAACGGGAAGTAACGCTGATTGGCGAGGCTTTTTTTGAGGTGCAAAAAAATCCGCATAAGCCGTTTCTGGTCTACTCGCATGACCTGATCACCAAGGTTCTGGGAACGAGTTTTCGCATTAAAGCGTACCCAACCGATCGGAACGTAACGGTAGCCGTGCGAACAGGGCGGGTGTCTGTTTATTCGCCCCAATTGGCAACCCAGACCAAACTAAAGTCTGATCCGGAAACCATCGGTGTCGTACTGACTCCCAATCAACAGGTAACGTATCTGGGGCAGGAACATCGGTTGGTGAAAACGCTGGTCGAGAAACCCCTTGTCGTGATTCGTAATGAAGAATTGGCTTCGTTCACGTTTCAGAATGCGCCGGTTTCCAAAATCATGGCGGCTATCGAGAAAACCTACGGCGTCGATGTGGTCTATGACGAAGAACTGATGGCTAACTGCTTTATAACGACTTCGTTAGATCAGGAAAATTTGTACGACAAACTGACGATTATCTGTAAGCTGCTGGGAGCTACGTATAAGATCATCGATGCGCAGATCGTCATTAGCGGGTCAGGCTGTTAA
- a CDS encoding RNA polymerase sigma factor codes for MSLHLLTDNELLALLREDDEQAFRELYDRYWYKMYVIAHRKLRRKEVAEELAQELFVMIWQKRESLRVINLQAFLGVSLKNLMIDYIRRNIQEEHYLDQLQRFFPAKTFATMEAVQLNELSEAIQSALAKLPEKTREIFILNRFEHLTIREIAQRLNLSEKTIEYHLSRSTTFLRQNLRDFMTAWVLFLLS; via the coding sequence ATGTCCCTGCACCTGTTAACCGACAACGAATTGTTGGCCCTACTCCGAGAAGATGACGAGCAGGCGTTCAGGGAGTTATACGATCGGTACTGGTATAAAATGTATGTGATTGCTCACCGTAAACTTCGCCGTAAAGAAGTTGCCGAAGAACTGGCACAGGAGCTTTTTGTGATGATCTGGCAGAAACGGGAATCCCTTCGGGTCATTAATTTACAGGCGTTTTTGGGCGTATCGCTCAAAAACCTGATGATCGACTACATCCGCCGGAATATTCAGGAAGAGCACTATCTGGATCAACTCCAGCGCTTTTTCCCAGCCAAAACCTTTGCTACGATGGAAGCCGTTCAACTGAATGAACTCTCCGAAGCGATCCAAAGCGCTCTGGCGAAACTGCCCGAAAAAACCCGCGAAATATTCATTCTCAATCGGTTCGAACACCTCACCATTCGCGAGATTGCCCAGCGATTGAATCTATCAGAAAAAACAATTGAGTACCATCTCTCCCGATCCACTACTTTTTTGCGTCAGAATCTGCGCGATTTCATGACGGCCTGGGTTCTGTTTCTGCTCTCCTAG
- a CDS encoding sulfatase family protein: MKKLALLVLVFSGIAMSFMHRHLNIPQSAQVSPAQPNILWITCEDMSPHLACYGDKVVKTPNLDQLAAEGIRYTHAYTTAGVCAPSRSAIITGMYQNSIGTQHMRTLQPDPYPHKFSPVKTYSAVIPQDVRCFPEYLRKAGYYTTNNEKQDYQFLPPVTVWDESSPKAHWRNRSSRSDGTGKPFFSVFNLMITHESQIWMREKESLLVRPEDIIVPAYYPDTKTVRHDIARHLSNVMRMDSITGAIIKQLKDDGLYDNTIIFFYSDHGDGLPFVKREVYDRGLRVPLIVRIPEKFRVKGSKPKGSTDDQLISFVDLAPTVLSLANIPLPDYLQGQAFLGEKKAATPRKYSFAGRDRMDMPLDRVRAIGDGRYKYYRNFMPEKPYYQDIEFRLSIPMMREILQLRDAGKLNATQMMWFRKTKSAEELYDTQTDQNEFTNLAGNPAYKARLAELRGQMDSWLKKVGDKAAVPEAEMLKQMWNGGSEPPQTAEPRVVKSGNTVSIRCATPGASIGYILKHGSDQANSWHVYSGEKLMLQSGDSLRVVAQRIGYLPSKEVKLKD; encoded by the coding sequence ATGAAAAAGTTAGCTCTTCTTGTTCTGGTATTCAGTGGGATTGCCATGTCCTTCATGCATCGTCATCTGAATATTCCACAATCGGCTCAGGTTTCACCTGCTCAACCGAATATTCTCTGGATTACCTGCGAGGATATGTCCCCTCATCTGGCCTGCTACGGCGATAAAGTAGTGAAAACGCCAAATCTCGATCAGTTAGCGGCCGAGGGCATTCGCTACACCCATGCGTATACAACGGCCGGAGTCTGCGCACCCAGTCGCTCGGCAATCATCACGGGTATGTACCAGAACTCCATCGGTACACAGCACATGCGAACGCTCCAGCCGGACCCTTATCCTCATAAGTTTTCGCCCGTAAAGACCTATTCCGCAGTAATCCCTCAGGATGTTCGTTGCTTTCCGGAGTACCTACGTAAAGCGGGGTATTACACCACCAACAACGAGAAACAGGATTACCAGTTTTTACCGCCGGTAACGGTCTGGGATGAAAGCAGCCCAAAAGCGCACTGGCGAAACCGCTCCAGCCGTAGTGACGGAACGGGTAAACCATTTTTCTCGGTGTTCAACCTGATGATCACCCATGAATCGCAAATCTGGATGCGTGAAAAGGAATCTTTACTGGTTCGTCCTGAGGATATTATCGTGCCCGCGTATTATCCGGACACCAAAACTGTCCGCCATGACATAGCTCGTCATCTGTCCAATGTAATGCGGATGGATTCGATTACGGGTGCGATTATCAAGCAGCTCAAGGATGATGGCCTCTACGACAACACGATCATCTTTTTCTATTCCGATCACGGCGACGGGTTGCCGTTTGTGAAACGGGAAGTCTATGACCGGGGTCTGCGGGTGCCGCTGATTGTTCGAATTCCAGAGAAATTTCGGGTGAAAGGCAGTAAACCGAAAGGCTCGACCGACGACCAACTCATCAGCTTTGTCGATTTAGCTCCAACAGTGCTTTCCCTGGCTAATATTCCTCTCCCAGACTACTTGCAGGGTCAGGCATTCCTGGGCGAAAAAAAGGCGGCTACACCCCGAAAATACAGCTTTGCCGGTCGAGATCGGATGGACATGCCGTTGGATCGGGTGCGAGCGATCGGGGATGGGCGGTATAAATACTACCGGAATTTTATGCCCGAAAAGCCCTATTATCAGGATATCGAGTTTCGGTTGAGTATCCCTATGATGCGGGAAATTCTTCAGTTACGGGATGCCGGAAAGCTGAACGCGACCCAGATGATGTGGTTCCGAAAAACCAAATCTGCCGAGGAACTGTATGATACCCAGACGGATCAAAATGAGTTTACCAATCTGGCAGGTAACCCGGCCTATAAAGCCAGGCTGGCCGAATTGCGTGGTCAAATGGATTCCTGGTTAAAAAAGGTCGGTGATAAAGCCGCTGTACCCGAAGCCGAGATGCTGAAACAAATGTGGAACGGCGGATCAGAACCACCTCAAACCGCTGAACCGAGAGTAGTTAAATCAGGCAATACGGTCAGTATTCGTTGCGCCACACCCGGAGCCTCGATTGGCTATATTCTTAAACACGGCTCTGATCAGGCGAATAGCTGGCACGTATACAGCGGAGAGAAACTGATGCTTCAATCCGGCGATTCGCTCCGGGTGGTTGCTCAGCGAATAGGTTATCTGCCGAGTAAGGAGGTCAAACTGAAAGACTAA
- a CDS encoding PadR family transcriptional regulator, with protein MKGTYLGEFEEVVLLAVAIRSGDAYGATVVNEIEQQMNRAVNLGAVHSALNRLYEKGLVSSQMGGASQERGGRRKRLYSVTAAGRRALEEARQLRNQMWEAIPTTAWA; from the coding sequence ATGAAAGGAACTTACTTAGGCGAGTTCGAAGAAGTCGTCCTACTGGCTGTGGCTATCCGTTCAGGCGATGCCTATGGAGCCACGGTTGTCAATGAGATCGAGCAGCAAATGAACCGGGCTGTCAATTTGGGAGCGGTGCATTCTGCCTTAAACCGACTCTACGAAAAAGGGCTGGTCAGCTCCCAGATGGGCGGAGCCAGTCAGGAACGGGGTGGACGCCGAAAACGGCTCTACTCAGTGACCGCTGCTGGTCGGCGTGCCCTGGAGGAGGCTCGTCAGCTCCGCAATCAGATGTGGGAAGCGATTCCAACGACCGCCTGGGCATGA